A stretch of DNA from Campylobacteraceae bacterium:
TTTATTTAGCCCAAGAAATAAAAAAGATTTTAAAAAACTATGGACAAAAATACCCAGATATTGTTTTTGATACGCATACGGATACGTCTGTTTGGATAAAAAACAGATTAAATACGGTGGTGTCTAATATTTTATTTGGTTTGTGTTTATTGTTTATTGCTTTACTGTTTTTTATTAATGCAAGAATTGCAATTGTAATAGCTATTGGTATTCCTACTTCTTTTATGATTGCTTTAATTGTTATTAATGCTTATGGCTATTCTATTAATATGCTGTCTTTATTAGGTGCTTTACTTGCGCTTGGAATGTTGGTTGATGAAGCTATTGTAGTAGGAGAGAATATCTATAGGCATTTAGAAATGGGAAAAAACAGATTTGATGCAGCACTTGATGGGGCGCTGGAAGTTTATCCTGCTGTATTAACTGCAACGGCTACAACTATTTGTGCTTTTTTACCTATTTTACTAATGACAGGTGAAACAGGCAAGTTTATGAAGATACTACCTGTCATTATTAGTATTTTATTATTGGCTTCTCTTTTAGAAGCCTTCTTTTTTCTTCCTTTGCATGCAAAAGAGTTATTTAAAGTACATACAAAAACTAAAAAATCAGATATTTTTTGGATAAAAAGTAAAATATTTTATAAAAAAGTGTTAAATTATTTATTGAAAAAGCGTTTTTTTGGGCTTATCTCTATGGTATTAATAATATTATCGTTGATTGTTGTTTCTGCTTTTAACTCAAAATTTACCTTAATGCCAGAATTTGACAATACTCAAATATTTATTAATGGTTCAGTTGGCGTGGGGGCGAAACTTTCCCAAACAGAAGAATTAGTGAGTCAAATTGAACAAAAGATTCTGAAAGAATATGATTTCTCAAATAATGTGGCTTCCATTTCATCTGTTATTGGTTTAAAACTAGATGGGCAGAATCAAGCCCAGTTTGAAGAATTTTATTTCCAGATTTTTGTTAATTTAAATGAACATGTTCCTGCTAATGTTTTTGATAAGTATATAAATCCTTATTTATCTCCTAAATATGATGATAGCAATATGTTAAGAACGACTACGGCCCAAAACATACAAATTGAGCTCTTAGCTCTTCTAAAAGAGTTTACGCTCTCACCTTCATTTAAGGACTTAAATATTTTTGTACCACAAGCAGGTATTATTAAAAATGATTTTGAACTTTCTTTAAGTGGAAACAGTGAAGAAGTAAAAAAAGCCCTTGTTTTACTTAAAAACAAACTTTCTTCTTTAGACGGTGTTACTAATATATCCGATGATGTTTTAGAAGGAAATTTAGAAATAAAATTACGTCTTAATAATTATGGGAAAAGTCTTGCTATTAGTGAGAGTTATTTAAGTACACAATTAAAACCTCTTTATTTAAATGCAACGTATTCTAAAATGTTTGATAAAGAAGGTTTGGTTGATATTGTTTTTAAAGGAAAAAACAAAGATATTTTTTCTTCTTTAGAAAGTTTTGAAATAAAAGTACCTTTTGACAATAAAAAAGTTTTATTAAAAGAAATAGTATCTTTTCACAGTAATACCTCTTATTCTCAAATTTTTAAAGAAAATTCTTTGCGTATTATTTCTCTTACGGCTTCTTTATCAAAAATAACATCATCCGAAGTTTATTCGCACTTAGAAGATTTATTAGAAGACGTAGGACATAATGTAAGCATTAAAATCAAAGGAGAAGAAGAAGAAAATATAAAAGTAATTGAAGAAATGATTCAATCTGTACTTATTGCTGTTACTTTGATTTTTATTTCTTTGGTTTGGATGTTTAATTCTTTGATTAAACCTCTTATTATTATTTCAACCATTCCTTTATCTCTTTTAGGGGTTATTGTAGGACATAATCTTTTAGGAATGAACATTACCATGCCTTCTTTAATTGGAGTGGTTGGTCTTGCTGGAGTGATTGTTAATGACGGTATTATTATGATGGATTTTATAAAAAAAGCAAAAACGCTTGAAGAGTTGGAAGAATTAGCCCTTACTAGGTTACGACCTATTTTATTAACCTCACTTACTACTATTTTGGGTTTATCTACTTTGATATTCTTTGCTTCTGGACAGGCTTTAATTTTACAGCCTATGGCAGTTTCTTTAGGTTTTGGAGTATTATGGGCTACGGTGTTAAATTTGTATTATGTACCTATGTTATATCGTTTGGTCTATTTAAGAAAAGCAGTATAACAAATACTGCTTTTAATTGTTTAATAAAACAAGTCCTTTTATTTTGGATAATAAAGAATCTTTATTGTCTTGATTTCTTGCAGTAAAAGGTTCTAGTGAGGAAATAACTGCTTTCCCAATAATATTTTTATTTTTTACACCTTCTTCATTTTGTCCTACAATACTCCAAAGATTATGAAAAATAATAGGTTCATTGTTTTTATGCCCAATATATAACATAATATGACCTTGTTTATAAAGAAGGGTTAAAAAAGGAACTCCATGTTTTATCAAAAACGCTTTTTTCTCTTTATTGTTTAATTTCTCCATACTTAGGTATTTGCCATTTTTACTTTGAGATCTTGAATTTCTGTCCAAATAAATACCAAAAGGAGATAAAAAATCTCTGGTTAACTCAGAACAATCTCTTGCATGAAAGGTACCACCCCAACCATAAGGCTCATTAATAAGCTCATTGGTTAAAGAGGTAAGATTAGAGGTATTAAAAGCTATGGGTGCTTTTTTTACATTGTCAGAAGAAATATGTATATAAGAAATAAGACCTTTTAACGATCCATGTTTTCTTACTATGAAAAATTCATCGCTTTTTTTGCCTCTTTTATAAGGAAAAATAGTTCCAACTTTTACATTTTCAATAAACATATTGTGTTTATAAATCGCAAAATTATCTTTTGTTGCAATGAAATAATCTTTTGTTTTAAAAAGTTTTATTAGTTTAGCACTTACATAAGCTAAATCTTTCATTTTCAACCATCCAGAAGTATAGGCTGTTTGTGCATAAGCCCAGGCTTTATCTTTTGAGAGATGAGAAATTACAATAGGGGTGTTTATTTTAATACTAGAAGCTTGATTATAATCAAAAGCTAAAGCAGAAGCATTGTCTTTAAAATTGTAAAATATTTTTCCATCACTTGGAAATACTCTTAAGTTTGAGTTATTAACAGTAATAGCATTTTTCATCAAAGTATTGTACTTTTTAAAGTTTGAATTGTATGTTTGTTTTTTAAACCAAGAAGAAGGAATTTTTTGAAAATTTGAGCTGTAAACGTCTCTTTTAGCATACATTAAACCCCATTGCGCTTCTTCTTTTGAAAAAGAAAACTTTCTAATTTCCCAGGGTTTAAAATGTTTCCTTATTAAGTGTTTGAATTTTTTATCTTGTTTATTTATACTTGATTCTATCTTTTGTGCATAAAACAAAGGGTTTTGTGAAACGTTTAAAGAGACTTGTTTCTCTTGCTGTGTGTTTTGTACTTGTACCTGTGGTTTTGTAGAAGAACAAGCAATAAATAAAAAGCTTAAACTTATTAATAGAATGTGTGTTTTCAATGTTTTACCTTTTAATAATATATTGTATAAAACAATGCTTCTTTTTTATTAAACAAAGAAAGCAGTATTGAAAAATTGTATCATAATAATAAAAAAAATGCCTTAGCTCTTAAACAAAGATAAGATACACTTCTTTAAATAAAAAAAGGCAAATAAATGCTACAACTTAGTGTCGATCAAAAAGTTTTTGAAGATATTTTAAATGCACAACAAAAAATATTAAGAAAAGACTTTTCCAAATATTGGCAAAAAGAGCTTTTAGAACCTAAAATACTAAATGATAAAATCAGCTATTCCATTAAAAACATACAGAAACTAAAAATAGTAAATGGTTTGGGCTCTTTAAAACCTCAGCTTATTATTGAATGTACTTCCTTAAAATACAATACTAAAGAACAATGTTTTGAATTTCACTTAGGTATTATATTAGAACAAAAGAATACAACTTCTATTGATTTAAGAGATGAGATAATAAAAAAGCTTTTAAAAGAAAAAGAAGACATGGCAGATATTATGTTTAGGGATTATTTAACAGGTTTATATAACAGGTATAAAATGAAAGATGATTTAAATGCTTATGTTAAACGCTTGGATTCAAACAAACTCTCTGCTGTTTTTGTAGATGCAGATAGGTTTAAAGGTATTAATGATAAGTTTGGTCATGATGCAGGGGATGAAGCTTTAAAATACTTAAGTTCGAAACTACAAGATTATTGTTTGCTTTTAAATGCACAGGTATATAGGTTTGGAGGAGAAGAGTTTATTCTTTTATGTTTTAAAGAAGAAGAAGAATTGTTAAAAATTCTAAACAGACTAAGAATTGAAATTAAAAGTCAAAAAGTACCAAATGTAAAAGAAAGTATTAGTCTTACTGTATCAATGGGTGTTGCATTTTGGAAAAATGCCAGTTCTAAAGATGATTTAATTAAAAGAGCAGATTTAGCTGTATATGAAGCCAAAGAACAAGGACGAAATAAAGTTTTAGTTCATCAAACCTAGAAAATCTAGATTTGATAATAAAATGTCTTATTTACCGATTTTATCAGCAATTGCTTGAATATCAGCAGCGCTTAATTTAGCAACTTGACCTTTCATAAGACCTTTCATTGGTCCACCGTAAGATCCATCTTTATAACCGTTTAGTGCAGCTACAATTTCAGACTTAGTCATATCTTTCATTACTTTTGATTTACCTAATGCTTTTTTCTCTCCGTTTGCTCCATGACATCCAGCACATTTTGCATAAGGTGCAGAGAATGCTGCAGTTGCAGCAAGAATACAGGCCATTATTACTAATTTTTTCATTTTGTTTCCTTTTAATGTTTGTAAATGTAGTTATTTTAAACTAAACTAAATTAAAATTACTTGATTACTATCAAAGCTTAGATTAAAATTGTAAATTTTTTGTGTATTGCTACTTTTTTTCTCTGATTTTGATTATTTTATTTATTAAAAAACCTGAGAATGGGGAGTTATTGATATTGAATATTATTATTAAATAATATTGTTCCTCTTTTTACTCTAAAATAATTAAATATAATCCCTTATAAGTAAACGAAGAATACACATAAAATGACTAAAGTGCGGAAATTTATAAAAGAGAATTTACCATAAATTCTCTTTACTTTATTAAAGGTAAGTTATGGTTATAATGTACCCTACAATTTTACCCATAGTAATTATTACTATAAAACACTCAAAAAATCACTAAGAGAGATAAAATGAATTATATAAAAGATACCATTGTTTTAGATACTGGCAGTATAGAAGAGAAAAGAAAAGAAATTAAAGAATATTTTTTGCAAACCTTTGAACTGGATGAAAAACTTTTTGATTTATTAAAAGATAAAAAAGATATCTTAAAACAACCCAATAGACTAAGACATCCTTTGGTTTTTTATTTTGGACATACTGCAACATTTTTTGTTAATAAACTAATGGTAGCTAATATCATTAAAGAACGTGTAAATAAGACCTTTGAAGCAACATTTGCTATAGGGGTAGATGAAATGACTTGGGATGATTTAAATGCAAGCAGTTATGCCTGGCCTAGTTATGAAGAAACAAAAATCTATAGAGATGAAGTTAAAGCTATGGTATTAGGACTAATTGATAATATAGAATTTACTATGCCTATTAATTGGGATTCTCCTATGTGGATTATACTTATGGGTATTGAACATGAAAACATTCATATAGAAACATCTTCTGTATTGTTAAGAGAATTAGATCTAGAGTATTTAAGCTCTAAAGCTTTGTTTACTTATAACAATGAAGCTTCTTCAACCTATCCTAAAAATGAGCTCATAAAAGTTCTTGGTTCTACAGTGGTTTTACAAAAAGACAGAGAAGATCCTAAAGCTTATGGATGGGACAATGAATTCTCTTACCATAAAGCAAGTATCAAAGATTTTGAAGCTTCTAAGTACTTAGTATCTAATGGAGAGTTTTTAGAGTTTATTGAAGCAGGGGGCTATTCTAAACTGCATTACTTTAGTGAAGAGGGTATTCAATGGTTAGAT
This window harbors:
- a CDS encoding SH3 domain-containing protein; amino-acid sequence: MKTHILLISLSFLFIACSSTKPQVQVQNTQQEKQVSLNVSQNPLFYAQKIESSINKQDKKFKHLIRKHFKPWEIRKFSFSKEEAQWGLMYAKRDVYSSNFQKIPSSWFKKQTYNSNFKKYNTLMKNAITVNNSNLRVFPSDGKIFYNFKDNASALAFDYNQASSIKINTPIVISHLSKDKAWAYAQTAYTSGWLKMKDLAYVSAKLIKLFKTKDYFIATKDNFAIYKHNMFIENVKVGTIFPYKRGKKSDEFFIVRKHGSLKGLISYIHISSDNVKKAPIAFNTSNLTSLTNELINEPYGWGGTFHARDCSELTRDFLSPFGIYLDRNSRSQSKNGKYLSMEKLNNKEKKAFLIKHGVPFLTLLYKQGHIMLYIGHKNNEPIIFHNLWSIVGQNEEGVKNKNIIGKAVISSLEPFTARNQDNKDSLLSKIKGLVLLNN
- a CDS encoding efflux RND transporter permease subunit yields the protein MIKYIISFALNKPILNHLLLLFLLLLSVFSYFNIPKEIFPPSKMQAISILGSYAGASSELLDKIVVEDLEDDLGQVSDVSKISSTIKNGFFTIVLELKKDVNVNDVIFEVKDIVSKSKKNLPSDMDEPTISEVIYKIPLITVVLSSALKKEKLLVIAKDVKRDIIKLKDLSEVEIWGDSSKELEIVFNEKKIDAYGLNVNDVITAVQNQSSIFPLGVIKDSKRHYYLSTYNGEKELKTLENSLLTVNNLSLRLKDIAKLDFTLDDNSFVSHFNGVRDISIGINKSASGDAIYLAQEIKKILKNYGQKYPDIVFDTHTDTSVWIKNRLNTVVSNILFGLCLLFIALLFFINARIAIVIAIGIPTSFMIALIVINAYGYSINMLSLLGALLALGMLVDEAIVVGENIYRHLEMGKNRFDAALDGALEVYPAVLTATATTICAFLPILLMTGETGKFMKILPVIISILLLASLLEAFFFLPLHAKELFKVHTKTKKSDIFWIKSKIFYKKVLNYLLKKRFFGLISMVLIILSLIVVSAFNSKFTLMPEFDNTQIFINGSVGVGAKLSQTEELVSQIEQKILKEYDFSNNVASISSVIGLKLDGQNQAQFEEFYFQIFVNLNEHVPANVFDKYINPYLSPKYDDSNMLRTTTAQNIQIELLALLKEFTLSPSFKDLNIFVPQAGIIKNDFELSLSGNSEEVKKALVLLKNKLSSLDGVTNISDDVLEGNLEIKLRLNNYGKSLAISESYLSTQLKPLYLNATYSKMFDKEGLVDIVFKGKNKDIFSSLESFEIKVPFDNKKVLLKEIVSFHSNTSYSQIFKENSLRIISLTASLSKITSSEVYSHLEDLLEDVGHNVSIKIKGEEEENIKVIEEMIQSVLIAVTLIFISLVWMFNSLIKPLIIISTIPLSLLGVIVGHNLLGMNITMPSLIGVVGLAGVIVNDGIIMMDFIKKAKTLEELEELALTRLRPILLTSLTTILGLSTLIFFASGQALILQPMAVSLGFGVLWATVLNLYYVPMLYRLVYLRKAV
- a CDS encoding c-type cytochrome — its product is MKKLVIMACILAATAAFSAPYAKCAGCHGANGEKKALGKSKVMKDMTKSEIVAALNGYKDGSYGGPMKGLMKGQVAKLSAADIQAIADKIGK
- a CDS encoding GGDEF domain-containing protein encodes the protein MLQLSVDQKVFEDILNAQQKILRKDFSKYWQKELLEPKILNDKISYSIKNIQKLKIVNGLGSLKPQLIIECTSLKYNTKEQCFEFHLGIILEQKNTTSIDLRDEIIKKLLKEKEDMADIMFRDYLTGLYNRYKMKDDLNAYVKRLDSNKLSAVFVDADRFKGINDKFGHDAGDEALKYLSSKLQDYCLLLNAQVYRFGGEEFILLCFKEEEELLKILNRLRIEIKSQKVPNVKESISLTVSMGVAFWKNASSKDDLIKRADLAVYEAKEQGRNKVLVHQT